The DNA window CTTGTATAACATGTAATACATGACCTATCACAAAGCGATTCATTTGGTGGGCACGGTTACCGTTGGCCCAAAAGGCCAGGTAGTCATTCCGTCGGAAGTACGTGAGTCGATGGAAATAAATCCAGGCGACAAACTGGTCGCACTGTACTTAGAAGAAAAAAAATCGGTGGCGTTTATCACCGAGCGCCAAGCCCAAGAATACGTGATAAAAATGGGCGAACAATTTACAGAATTTAAAGAAAAATTAGGGGAAAATAACTAGTTTATGTCCATGCATCATTT is part of the Candidatus Saccharibacteria bacterium genome and encodes:
- a CDS encoding AbrB/MazE/SpoVT family DNA-binding domain-containing protein encodes the protein MTYHKAIHLVGTVTVGPKGQVVIPSEVRESMEINPGDKLVALYLEEKKSVAFITERQAQEYVIKMGEQFTEFKEKLGENN